One Pygocentrus nattereri isolate fPygNat1 chromosome 23, fPygNat1.pri, whole genome shotgun sequence genomic window carries:
- the LOC108413813 gene encoding histone H2B-like, which yields MPEPAKSAPKKGSKKAVTKTAGKGGKKRRKTRKESYAIYVYKVLKQVHPDTGISSKAMGIMNSFVNDIFERIAGESSRLAHYNKRSTITSREIQTAVRLLLPGELAKHAVSEGTKAVTKYTSSK from the coding sequence ATGCCTGAACCAGCCAAGTCCGCCCCGAAGAAGGGATCCAAGAAGGCCGTGACCAAGACGGCCGGCAAGGGAGGCAAGAAGCGCAGAAAGACCAGGAAAGAGAGCTACGCTATCTACGTGTACAAGGTGCTGAAGCAGGTCCACCCCGACACCGGCATTTCCTCCAAGGCGATGGGCATTATGAACTCGTTCGTTAACGACATCTTCGAGCGCATCGCCGGTGAGTCGTCCCGTCTGGCTCATTACAACAAACGCTCCACCATCACGTCCAGGGAGATCCAGACCGCCGTGCGTCTGCTTCTTCCCGGCGAGCTGGCCAAACACGCCGTGTCCGAGGGCACCAAAGCCGTCACCAAGTACACGAGCTCCAAGTAA